The region CTATCACCATTTCGATTCAAAGCAGCACTTATGGAAAGAAAGCGCGGAGAGACGCCTTATGGGATTCGGTATGTACCATGGGATCAGGGAAATGGTCGAACTTTTTAAAACTGATGGAATCGAAGGGGTGAGAAAAGGCGGCGAATACAAGGTGTTCTTCAGATTCCTGCAGGAGCATCCGCAATTTGTCAGAATGATTGCATGGCTTGACGCGGAGCGCTCATTTCCCGTTCCTATGATACCACCTCCCGAATTGAGGACTGTCATACTTGACAGCCTTTCAGAACTTCAGAAAGAAGGAATCCTCAGAAGTGA is a window of Candidatus Aegiribacteria sp. DNA encoding:
- a CDS encoding TetR/AcrR family transcriptional regulator, coding for MSGEKKEEILNAAEECFAEKGFSGTSMKEIADRAGVAKSLLYHHFDSKQHLWKESAERRLMGFGMYHGIREMVELFKTDGIEGVRKGGEYKVFFRFLQEHPQFVRMIAWLDAERSFPVPMIPPPELRTVILDSLSELQKEGILRSDLDPGVFVIVFIAISKIWFISHDCMSAWLGDESESVEKDEEYIESAMSVLLNGMAGGK